The Methylomonas montana genome has a window encoding:
- a CDS encoding polyprenyl synthetase family protein — translation MIAKVSTPASVTIDFDSIKNLTSAESQAVDRLILDELSSDVVLINQIGHYIIGNGGKRLRPMLLLLAAKALGKVDDHHLIMAAVIEFIHTATLLHDDVVDESVLRRGKESANAVWGNAASVLVGDYLYSSAFEMMVRTSKMRVMEILSKTTTAIAEGEVLQLLNCNNPDTTEAKYLDVIARKTAILFSTATRLAAVISEADPAIENALAIYGQQLGVAFQLIDDALDYKANSEELGKNLGDDLAEGKPTLPLIYAIQHGNEQQAKIVVDAIRHGSREAFNDVYEVVKATNAIEYTERCADRAAEQAIDALQCLPESEYKRALEALARFSVQRSH, via the coding sequence ATGATAGCTAAAGTTTCAACGCCAGCTTCAGTCACTATAGACTTCGATTCGATTAAAAATTTAACCAGCGCGGAAAGTCAAGCTGTCGACCGGTTGATTTTGGACGAACTAAGCTCCGATGTTGTGCTGATTAATCAAATTGGTCATTACATTATCGGCAACGGCGGTAAGCGATTGCGGCCGATGTTGCTATTGCTGGCCGCCAAAGCGCTCGGCAAGGTTGACGATCATCATCTGATCATGGCCGCCGTCATCGAATTCATTCATACCGCCACGCTACTGCACGACGATGTGGTCGACGAATCGGTATTGCGGCGCGGTAAGGAATCCGCGAATGCGGTGTGGGGGAATGCTGCCAGCGTTCTGGTCGGCGATTATCTGTACTCCAGCGCTTTCGAGATGATGGTGCGCACCAGCAAAATGCGGGTCATGGAAATTCTGTCCAAGACCACCACCGCGATTGCCGAAGGCGAAGTATTGCAATTGTTGAACTGCAATAATCCTGATACCACCGAAGCAAAATATCTGGATGTGATCGCCCGTAAAACCGCTATTTTATTCAGCACCGCTACCCGCTTGGCGGCGGTGATTTCCGAGGCGGATCCGGCAATCGAAAATGCCTTGGCGATTTATGGCCAACAATTAGGTGTGGCGTTTCAATTGATCGACGATGCGCTGGACTACAAAGCCAATAGCGAAGAGTTGGGCAAGAATCTTGGCGACGACTTGGCGGAAGGCAAGCCGACCTTGCCGCTGATCTATGCGATCCAGCACGGCAACGAGCAACAAGCCAAAATCGTGGTCGATGCGATTCGCCACGGCTCGCGCGAGGCGTTCAACGACGTCTATGAGGTGGTTAAGGCCACCAACGCGATTGAATATACCGAGCGATGCGCGGACCGCGCAGCCGAACAGGCGATCGATGCGTTACAATGTCTACCCGAATCGGAATACAAACGGGCGCTGGAAGCTCTGGCGCGCTTTTCGGTGCAACGCAGTCACTGA
- the recD gene encoding exodeoxyribonuclease V subunit alpha: MNDSSQFSQLDFGFAHFLSERSPLSGPQKNRFEELLLRLSARQSSGHSCIGITNEDRDLLLASGFASSNQVTPLVVEADRLYLHRYWQYEQRLAKQIKAISRQNFSVADLDKTLTGYFPSSDDEIDWQKQAAKCAASQALTIITGGPGTGKTTTVLKILALLLETAEQPLHIALAAPTGKAAMRLQESIAGNKADLPCPPELKAQIPEKAGTLHRLLGAMPPSPYFKHHAENPLPYDVLVVDETSMVDLALMSKLVDSLKPGSRLILLGDKDQLASVESGSVLADLSSGLPAQTIELQKSHRFQGHIKALADTVNQQQAELAWQLLQDHSQPTYLLKDDPIDFIVENYLAYLQLMADGADFSSIFAAFNRFQVLCANQRGHHSVGDINHRVEQELVKRNKIKSSNQWYAGRPIMIAANHAGMQLYNGDIGLCLSDVENEGQLRVFFPRGDGSIKKLRPGRLPACETVFAMTIHKSQGSEFESVLIMLPDKINPVLSKELLYTAITRARKTVAIATHQAILTATIGHKVLRDSGLAAKLATANME; this comes from the coding sequence ATGAACGACTCATCGCAATTCAGCCAACTGGATTTCGGATTTGCGCATTTTCTCAGCGAACGCAGCCCTCTCAGCGGCCCACAAAAAAACCGCTTTGAAGAATTGCTGCTGCGATTATCCGCGCGGCAATCGTCGGGCCATAGCTGCATAGGCATCACCAACGAAGACAGGGACTTGCTCTTGGCATCGGGATTTGCCTCCAGCAACCAAGTCACGCCGCTCGTCGTCGAAGCCGACCGCTTGTATCTGCATCGTTATTGGCAATACGAACAACGCCTAGCCAAACAAATCAAAGCCATATCCCGGCAAAACTTTAGCGTCGCAGATTTGGATAAGACGCTGACAGGTTACTTCCCAAGCAGCGACGACGAAATCGACTGGCAGAAACAGGCCGCCAAATGCGCCGCCAGCCAGGCATTGACTATCATTACCGGCGGCCCCGGCACTGGCAAGACCACTACGGTGCTCAAAATACTGGCCTTGCTGCTGGAAACCGCCGAACAGCCCTTGCACATCGCCTTGGCCGCGCCCACCGGCAAGGCCGCCATGCGCCTGCAAGAATCGATAGCCGGCAACAAGGCGGATTTGCCCTGCCCGCCTGAGCTGAAAGCCCAAATCCCGGAAAAAGCCGGCACGCTACATCGCTTACTCGGCGCGATGCCGCCGTCACCGTATTTCAAACACCACGCCGAGAACCCTTTGCCCTACGATGTACTGGTCGTCGACGAAACATCGATGGTCGATCTGGCCTTGATGAGCAAACTGGTGGATTCCTTAAAACCTGGCTCAAGGTTGATTCTGCTGGGCGACAAGGATCAGCTGGCTTCGGTCGAATCGGGATCGGTATTGGCGGATTTGTCCAGCGGATTGCCGGCACAAACTATCGAGCTGCAAAAATCACATCGCTTTCAAGGGCATATCAAGGCGCTGGCCGACACTGTCAACCAGCAGCAAGCTGAACTCGCTTGGCAATTATTGCAAGACCATAGCCAGCCGACCTATCTGCTTAAGGACGATCCCATCGATTTTATCGTCGAAAACTATTTAGCGTATTTACAGCTGATGGCCGACGGTGCCGATTTTTCTAGCATATTCGCGGCCTTTAACCGCTTCCAAGTGCTGTGCGCCAATCAACGCGGTCATCACTCGGTCGGCGACATCAATCACCGCGTCGAACAAGAATTAGTAAAGCGCAATAAGATTAAATCGAGCAATCAATGGTATGCAGGCAGACCTATCATGATCGCCGCCAATCACGCCGGCATGCAGCTCTACAACGGCGATATAGGCTTGTGCTTAAGCGACGTCGAAAACGAAGGCCAATTACGCGTGTTTTTTCCGCGCGGCGATGGCAGCATCAAAAAACTACGGCCGGGTCGGCTACCGGCCTGTGAAACGGTGTTTGCGATGACCATCCACAAAAGCCAGGGCTCGGAATTCGAGAGCGTGCTCATCATGCTGCCGGATAAGATCAATCCGGTGCTGAGCAAAGAGCTGCTCTATACCGCGATTACCCGCGCCAGGAAGACGGTCGCCATCGCCACGCATCAAGCAATATTGACCGCCACTATTGGCCACAAGGTGTTACGAGACAGCGGCCTAGCCGCTAAGTTGGCAACAGCGAACATGGAGTAA
- the pilB gene encoding type IV-A pilus assembly ATPase PilB translates to MATASSNIHFSGLVKCLIQQGLLTEDLAATCLQEAQKRKQPFISYLVENKYTDSKTVASLASAEFGVPFFDLDAIDISFLPIKMVSEKLIRQHHALPLFKRGNRLFVATADPTNFQALDEIKFHTRHNTENILVEEDKLIKMIDKALEAADTSMKDLLDDDLDNIDISAGDDRPAEEAMGSDVDDAPIVRFVNKILLDSIKRGVSDIHMEPFEKKFRIRFRADGILSEVASPPVGIANRIISRLKVMSRMDIAERRVPQDGRIKMQISKNRAIDFRVNTCPTLFGEKVVLRILDPTSAQIGIEKLGFEPDQQKSFLEAIHKPYGMVLVTGPTGSGKTVSLYTGLNILNSIECNISTAEDPVEITVEGINQVNVNPKAGLTFAEALRAFLRQDPDIIMVGEIRDLETASIAVKAAQTGHMVLSTLHTNDAPQTINRLVQMGIEPFNIVSAVVLIMAQRLARRLCEHCKQEVDYPESALLSAGFKKEEIGTFKVYGPVGCEHCNNGYKGRVGIYQVMPITENMRALILNGGNSMQMAELSKTEGINDLRMSGLLKIKQGITSLQEIDRVTKE, encoded by the coding sequence ATGGCGACAGCATCTTCAAACATCCATTTCAGCGGCTTGGTCAAATGCCTGATTCAACAAGGCTTGCTGACTGAGGACTTAGCGGCAACCTGTCTACAGGAGGCGCAGAAACGCAAGCAGCCGTTCATTAGCTATTTGGTCGAGAATAAGTACACGGACAGTAAAACCGTGGCGTCGTTGGCGTCGGCGGAATTCGGTGTGCCGTTTTTCGATCTGGATGCGATCGATATTTCGTTTTTGCCGATCAAAATGGTCAGCGAGAAATTGATCCGTCAACATCATGCCTTACCGTTGTTCAAGCGCGGTAACCGCTTATTCGTGGCGACCGCCGATCCGACCAATTTTCAGGCTCTGGACGAGATCAAATTCCATACGCGTCACAATACCGAAAACATTTTGGTCGAAGAAGACAAACTGATCAAAATGATAGACAAGGCGCTGGAAGCGGCCGATACGTCGATGAAGGATTTGTTGGACGACGATCTTGACAATATCGATATTTCCGCTGGCGATGATCGGCCTGCTGAAGAAGCGATGGGTTCCGATGTTGACGATGCGCCTATTGTTCGTTTTGTGAATAAAATCCTGCTCGATTCGATCAAGCGCGGGGTGTCGGATATACACATGGAACCTTTCGAGAAAAAATTCCGCATCCGTTTCCGGGCTGACGGCATCTTATCGGAAGTGGCCAGTCCGCCGGTCGGCATCGCTAACCGGATTATTTCCAGACTGAAAGTCATGTCGAGAATGGATATCGCCGAGCGGCGGGTGCCGCAGGACGGCCGGATCAAGATGCAGATTTCCAAGAATCGCGCGATCGACTTCCGGGTCAATACCTGTCCGACGCTGTTCGGCGAAAAAGTGGTTTTGAGGATTCTCGATCCAACCAGCGCCCAGATCGGTATCGAAAAACTCGGTTTCGAGCCCGATCAGCAGAAAAGTTTCTTGGAAGCGATTCACAAGCCTTACGGTATGGTGCTGGTCACCGGGCCGACCGGTAGCGGTAAAACCGTATCGCTCTATACCGGCTTGAATATTCTAAATAGCATCGAATGCAATATTTCTACGGCTGAAGATCCGGTGGAGATCACCGTGGAAGGCATCAATCAGGTCAACGTCAACCCCAAGGCCGGCTTGACCTTTGCCGAAGCGCTACGCGCGTTCTTGCGGCAAGACCCCGACATCATCATGGTCGGCGAGATTCGCGATCTGGAAACCGCCAGTATCGCCGTCAAGGCGGCGCAAACCGGTCACATGGTATTGTCCACGCTGCATACCAACGATGCGCCGCAAACCATCAACCGGCTGGTGCAGATGGGTATCGAACCGTTCAATATCGTTTCGGCGGTGGTTTTGATCATGGCGCAACGGCTAGCCCGTCGCTTGTGCGAGCATTGCAAGCAAGAGGTCGATTATCCGGAAAGCGCCTTGCTGTCGGCCGGATTTAAGAAGGAAGAAATCGGTACGTTCAAAGTATACGGTCCGGTGGGCTGCGAACATTGCAATAACGGTTACAAAGGCCGGGTGGGGATTTACCAGGTGATGCCGATTACCGAAAACATGCGCGCGCTGATCCTGAATGGCGGCAATTCAATGCAAATGGCGGAATTGTCGAAAACTGAAGGCATCAACGATTTAAGAATGTCAGGGCTGTTAAAAATTAAGCAGGGCATTACCTCGCTCCAAGAAATTGACCGGGTCACCAAGGAATAA
- the thiC gene encoding phosphomethylpyrimidine synthase ThiC, which produces MSAVRNEITTDTGSSIRIDSYPASEKVYIPGSRPDMQVPMRQINLSDTPAHFGAEKNPPIYVYDTSGPYTDPNVDINLHQGLGSVRNKWIEERGDTEVLNGPTSKFGHERLHDPKTAHLRFELTRNPRRAKAGHNVSQMHYARKGIITPEMEYIAIRENQNLEAMRDRYQGQHPGFSYGANIQSFITPEFVRDEVARGRAIIPANINHPELEPMIIGRNFLVKINGNLGNSAVTSSIEEEVEKMLWGIRWGADTIMDLSTGKNIHETREWILRNSPVPIGTVPIYQALEKVDGKAEELTWEIFRDTLIEQAEQGVDYFTIHAGVRLHHVPLTAKRLTGIVSRGGSIMAKWCLAHHTESFLYTNFEEICEIMKAYDVSFSLGDGLRPGSIYDANDAAQFGELETLGELTQVAWKHDVQTMIEGPGHVPLQMIKVNMDKQLEDCFEAPFYTLGPLTTDIAPGYDHITSAIGAANIGWYGCAMLCYVTQKEHLGLPNKQDVREGIVTYKIAAHAADLAKGHPGAQIRDNAMSKARFEFRWDDQFNLALDPEKARSFHDETLPKESAKVAHFCSMCGPHFCSMKITQDVRNYAEQKGLEEAEALKKGMEEKSEQFLKEGAAIYHEI; this is translated from the coding sequence ATGAGCGCTGTCCGCAATGAAATTACTACCGATACCGGCAGTAGCATAAGAATCGATTCCTATCCCGCCTCGGAAAAAGTCTATATCCCAGGCAGTCGTCCCGACATGCAGGTGCCGATGCGCCAGATCAACCTGTCGGATACGCCCGCACACTTTGGCGCGGAAAAGAATCCACCGATTTACGTTTACGATACCTCCGGCCCTTACACCGATCCGAATGTTGATATCAATCTGCATCAAGGTTTGGGCTCGGTACGTAATAAATGGATAGAAGAACGCGGCGATACCGAAGTTTTGAATGGCCCGACTTCCAAATTTGGCCACGAGCGCTTGCACGACCCCAAGACCGCGCATTTGCGTTTCGAACTGACCCGCAATCCGCGCCGCGCCAAAGCCGGCCATAACGTCTCGCAAATGCATTATGCCCGCAAAGGCATCATCACCCCAGAGATGGAATACATCGCGATCCGCGAAAATCAGAATCTGGAAGCGATGCGCGACCGTTACCAAGGCCAGCATCCAGGCTTTTCCTACGGCGCCAACATTCAATCCTTCATCACCCCGGAATTCGTTCGTGACGAAGTCGCCAGAGGCCGCGCCATCATCCCGGCCAACATCAACCATCCGGAGCTGGAACCGATGATCATCGGCCGCAACTTCCTGGTCAAGATCAACGGCAACCTGGGCAACTCGGCGGTGACTTCTTCCATCGAAGAAGAAGTGGAGAAAATGCTGTGGGGCATCCGCTGGGGCGCCGACACCATCATGGACTTGTCGACCGGCAAAAACATCCACGAAACCCGCGAATGGATCTTGCGCAATTCGCCGGTGCCTATCGGCACCGTGCCGATTTACCAAGCCCTGGAAAAAGTCGACGGCAAAGCCGAAGAACTGACCTGGGAAATCTTCCGCGACACATTGATCGAACAAGCCGAACAAGGCGTGGATTATTTCACCATCCATGCCGGCGTCCGTCTGCATCACGTGCCATTGACCGCCAAACGCCTGACCGGCATCGTCTCGCGCGGCGGTTCCATCATGGCGAAATGGTGTCTGGCTCACCATACCGAAAGCTTCCTTTACACCAATTTCGAGGAAATCTGCGAAATCATGAAGGCCTACGACGTGTCGTTCTCATTGGGCGACGGTTTGCGTCCGGGTTCGATTTACGACGCCAACGACGCCGCCCAGTTCGGCGAACTGGAAACCCTGGGCGAGTTGACTCAAGTCGCCTGGAAACACGACGTGCAAACCATGATCGAAGGCCCCGGCCACGTGCCGTTGCAAATGATCAAGGTCAACATGGACAAGCAATTGGAAGACTGCTTCGAAGCGCCTTTCTACACCTTGGGGCCGCTGACCACCGACATCGCGCCCGGCTACGACCACATCACCTCGGCGATTGGCGCGGCCAATATCGGCTGGTACGGCTGTGCGATGCTGTGCTACGTCACCCAAAAAGAACATTTGGGTTTGCCCAATAAGCAGGACGTCCGCGAAGGTATCGTCACCTACAAGATCGCCGCCCATGCCGCCGATCTGGCCAAAGGCCACCCCGGCGCGCAGATTCGCGACAACGCGATGTCCAAGGCGCGTTTCGAATTTCGTTGGGATGATCAATTCAACCTGGCGCTGGATCCGGAAAAAGCCCGCTCTTTCCATGATGAAACCTTGCCGAAAGAGTCCGCGAAAGTCGCGCATTTTTGCTCGATGTGTGGCCCGCATTTCTGCTCGATGAAAATCACCCAGGACGTGCGCAACTACGCCGAGCAAAAAGGCTTGGAGGAAGCGGAAGCGCTGAAGAAGGGTATGGAAGAAAAGTCGGAGCAATTCCTGAAGGAAGGCGCGGCGATTTATCACGAAATCTGA